In Drosophila simulans strain w501 chromosome 3R, Prin_Dsim_3.1, whole genome shotgun sequence, a single window of DNA contains:
- the LOC6729928 gene encoding uncharacterized protein LOC6729928, translating into MEDSGIDSEDRQSNIYEDGAAGLLKTASGAPKHMSDLEFEVAFRGAGKVYAPTTIEIDEEEEATGGSGRGHEPPNTCRILQRKLELKVERARRNYTQFQEEQATKTQSSTLIPINRLPIPGEPEHKPLVDYKSESSDEAEEISFFPAQLKRSKRRQQNHELTDTFSIQEMTIDSDLESDDSAGTQNLELLLPSMKTTILDKFKGCFGCWRRR; encoded by the exons ATGGAGGATAGCGGCATCGATAGCGAGGACAGACAATCCAATATTTACGAGGATGGGGCCGCGGGACTCCTG AAAACGGCCAGTGGAGCACCCAAACATATGTCGGATCTGGAGTTTGAGGTGGCATTCAGGGGTGCCGGCAAGGTCTATGCCCCCACGACCATAGAAATCGATGAAGAGGAGGAAGCGACCGGAGGAAGCGGTCGAGGCCACGAGCCACCCAACACCTGCCGCATACTGCAGCGCAAACTGGAGCTGAAGGTCGAGCGCGCCCGGCGGAACTACACTCAGTTtcaggaggagcag GCCACCAAGACGCAGTCGTCCACTCTGATACCAATCAACCGTCTACCCATTCCTGGCGAGCCGGAACACAAACCCCTGGTGGACTACAAATCCGAGAGCAGTGACGAGGCCGAGGAGATCTCCTTCTTTCCGGCCCAGCTGAAGCGGTCCAAGCGCCGCCAGCAGAACCACGAACTGACTGACACCTTCAGCATACAGGAGATGACCATTGACTCGGATCTGGAGTCGGACGACAGTGCTGGTACCCAGAACCTCGAGCTCCTGCTGCCCTCCATGAAGACGACCATTCTGGACAAGTTCAAGGGCTGCTTCGGATGCTGGCGACGCAGGTAA